A part of Scylla paramamosain isolate STU-SP2022 chromosome 24, ASM3559412v1, whole genome shotgun sequence genomic DNA contains:
- the LOC135112555 gene encoding origin recognition complex subunit 1-like, with protein sequence MTLSARIRQKVRGAGRALRFAWQGKPIQPSLKERRFEDKTFYRGFILGSTEIEEGNCVFIRNADALDADDVNCCDIAKIVRCYDNGERNNNNRVQVQWYSRIEDVKPNHLKNIQEGLSPPDASLELVRDERGFPTDIDAETIHSRCHVKEVPCGVSPRSVSQPELYQLPFFVCRFRYAGKKPFLLPIEDVPEIQQTPVKRRKTRRSLVVDLTNIETASPKRRIEKTPEEEMGKENLQEKGSGLTRKAEIKKQSESPLRPINHIAHDEVASSPSLKRKASETELSSERKKSRLALEDAKNSCKEVSRVVSDEDVTMVERHTSSGRKLKILCYRKLSDGMIDKDGNPTPWSPDTKSTKSPLASPDANSESSPLKSKSSTAKTSSIKEIGKIRALKDNEIDFILDSDDNESESDMDVDKDNDHEAKNCKSSRKHTKVSILKDFIGDTENSSPKPVLKNHSKNRYEDLQPLPEMITPKKKKHSVKSKSTIKKRFRCEECAVSFPSRAELREHDEEEHDDFQPISKTPSRASKKKASARTPSHAASPHARAVPKMPSRTNPVTQPGTPLELARARLHVSAVPDSLPCRENEFQDIYSFVEGKLFDGTGGCMYISGVPGTGKTATVREVVRLLLQCSQDGDLPSFSFLEINALKLTEPHQLWVQVWKGLTGSKVTAEHASSLLEKRFSTPAPRRDPTLLLVDELDMLWTRKQDVMYNLFDWPSRPGSKLVVVAIANTMDLPERIMKNRVSSRLGLTRMTFQPYTHTQLQEIVTSRLLGIPAFDPGAIQLVSRKVAALSGDARRALDICRRATEIAETKKLPPSPSKSPMKRAALVGMLHVDQAIREMFTSPKIAAIRSCSVMEQLILKAVVAEFIRTGVEEAQFGRVMDQFVSLCRFDGMKPPCTSVVMMLVNHLTSQRLILTEHSRNDILMRLRLNISIDDVSYALQSISDAQ encoded by the exons ATGACACTCTCTGCAAGGATTCGCCAAAAAGTTAGAGGCGCGGGAAGAGCCTTGAGGTTTGCTTGGCAAGGAAAGCCCATTCAACCTTCCCTTAAAGAGCGACGGTTTGAAGACAAGACTTTCTATAG GGGATTTATTCTTGGCTCCActgaaatagaagaaggaaactGTGTTTTCATCAGGAATGCAGATGCCCTGGATGCAGATGATGTCAACTGCTGTGACATTGCCAAAATTGTCAGGTGCTATGATAATG GTGaacgaaacaacaacaatcgGGTTCAAGTGCAGTGGTACTCCAGAATTGAGGATGTCAAGCCAAATCACTTGAAAAACATCCAAGAAG GCTTATCTCCTCCTGATGCTTCACTGGAGTtggtgagagatgagagaggattTCCAACTGATATTGATGCTGAAACCATTCACAGTCGCTGTCAT GTGAAGGAGGTGCCGTGTGGTGTGTCCCCAAGAAGTGTGTCTCAGCCTGAGCTCTACCAGTTGCCATTCTTTGTGTGCCGCTTCAGATATGCAGGGAAGAAGCCTTTTCTCCTGCCCATTGAGGATGTTCCAGAAATACAACAAACCCCAGTTAAAAG ACGGAAGACTCGCAGATCTCTTGTTGTGGATTTAACCAACATTGAAACTGCCTCACccaaaagaaggatagaaaaaactcctgaagaggaaatggggaaagaaaacttaCAGGAGAAAG GTTCAGGACTAACTAGGAAAGCTGAAATTAAAAAACAATCCGAGTCACCTTTGAGACCCATCAATCACATAGCTCATGATGAGGTTGCTTCGTCTCCAAGCCTCAAACGAAAAGCCTCAGAAACAGAGTTGTctagtgaaaggaagaaatctCGATTAGCTTTAGAAGATGCCAAAAATTCATGCAAGGAAGTGTCCCGAGTGGTCAGTGATGAGGATGTGACGATGGTGGAAAGACACACTTCTTCTGGCCGCAAACTTAAGATTTTATGTTATCGGAAGCTCAGTGACGGGATGATTGACAAAGATGGAAACCCAACGCCATGGTCTCCTGACACAAAATCCACAAAATCACCATTAGCTTCTCCGGATGCTAATTCAGAGTCTTCACCCTTAAAATCCAAATCTTCAACTGCCAAAACTTCATCtataaaggaaataggaaagattCGTGCActaaaagataatgaaatagaTTTTATATTGgacagtgatgataatgaaagtgAATCTGACATGGACGTTGACAAGGATAATGATCATGAAGCTAAAAACTGTAAATCTTcgaggaaacacacaaaagttTCTATACTGAAAGATTTTATTGGTGACACTGAAAACAGTTCTCCTAAGCCAGTTTTAAAGAATCACAGCAAGAACCGTTATGAAGATCTACAACCACTGCCTGAAATGATAACacctaagaagaaaaaacacagtGTCAAGTCTAAAAGTACTATCAAGAAAAGATTTAGATGTGAAGAATGTGCCGTATCATTTCCCTCTCGTGCTGAATTGCGGGAACATGATGAAGAGGAACACGATGATTTCCAGCCCATCTCAAAGACTCCTAGCAG AGCATCAAAAAAAAAGGCTTCAGCTCGCACCCCATCACATGCTGCAAGCCCCCACGCCCGTGCTGTTCCTAAAATGCCCTCCCGGACCAATCCTGTGACGCAGCCAGGCACCCCGCTGGAGCTGGCTCGTGCCCGGCTACACGTCTCTGCTGTGCCTGATTCCCTGCCCTGTCGAGAGAATGAGTTTCAAGATATATACTCATTCGTTGAGGGAAAGCTGTTTGATGGCACTGGAGGATGCAT GTATATAAGTGGAGTGCCTGGCACTGGGAAAACTGCTACTGTGAGGGAAGTGGTGCGCCTTCTGCTACAATGCAGCCAGGATGGGGATCTgccatccttctcttttctagAGATCAATGCCCTCAAGCTGACAGAACCTCACCAGTTGTGGGTTCAG GTCTGGAAGGGCTTGACAGGAAGCAAAGTGACAGCAGAACATGCTTCATCTCTCCTTGAGAAAAGATTTTCCACACCTGCACCAAGACGGGATCCAACATTACTTTTAGTGGATGAACTGGACATGTTATGGACTCGCAAACAG GATGTGATGTACAATCTTTTTGACTGGCCATCACGACCTGGAAgcaagttggtggtggtggccattgCCAACACCATGGACCTGCCAGAGCGGATCATGAAGAACCGTGTGTCCTCCCGGCTTGGTCTCACCAGGATGACCTTTCAgccatacacccacacacagctGCAG GAGATTGTCACATCTCGCTTGCTTGGCATTCCAGCATTTGATCCTGGTGCAATACAGTTAGTATCACGAAAAGTTGCAGCATTATCTGGAGATGCCAGACGAGCTCTTGACATTTGCCGCCGAGCAACAGAAATTGctgaaacaaaaaaattgcCTCCCAGTCCCTCCAAGTCTCCCATGAAGAGAGCAGCCTTGGTTGGCATGCTGCATGTTGATCAGGCAATAAGAGAGATGTTCACTTCACCCAAGATTGCAGCCATCAG AAGTTGTAGTGTGATGGAGCAGTTAATTCTGAAGGCAGTGGTGGCTGAGTTCATTCGCACAGGGGTGGAAGAGGCTCAGTTTGGACGTGTGATGGATCAGTTTGTCTCACTTTGTAGGTTTGACG gaatGAAGCCTCCCTGTACATCAGTAGTGATGATGCTTGTGAATCATCTCACATCCCAGCGCTTGATCCTCACTGAGCATTCTCGAAATGACATCCTGATGCGGCTACGGCTCAATATATCCATAGATGATGTTTCCTACGCCCTGCAAAGTATTTCTGATGCTCAGTAA